The sequence below is a genomic window from Haloferax mediterranei ATCC 33500.
CACCGATGAGATAGCCGCCGATGGCTCCGCCGTTGAGAAGCGGGAGTCCGGCGTGGGCGCGGCCTTTCATCACGGCCCACATGAGACCGGCGAAGCCGATGAACGTCCCGACCATGGCGAGCAGTGCGGGCAAATTCAACACCGGAAGCGCCGAGATGCCGAGCGCCGGGGCTTCCGAGAAGACCGCCGCCGACGCGACCATCACCGTCGGCATGACCGCGTCGCCGAGACCGATGAAGAACGCGTCGCGGTCGGCGGGGTCGCGTTCTTCGTCTGTGTCTCCTGCGTCTGCGTCTTCCGCATCGTTCCCGGCGTCCGCGTCCGCTGCATTCTCACCGACATCGTTTGCATCGCGCGCGAAGTCGTCGTCGAGGAGCGAGTACGAGAAGGTCGTCGGGATGACGAGCACGACCGGAATTCGGAGGTCCATCACTCCTTCGGCGAGGTCGAGCATGTGTTTCGTCTTGTAGACGCTGATAGCGTCGTAGACGGCGAGAACCGATAGGAGTACGAGCGACGGGAGCAGTCCGAAACTAATGCCGAACAGTCCTGCTGCGCCCGCGCCCATGAGCGCTCCCGAGATGTCGATGACGTACCACTCGGGATAGACGAAGAGCGCGATGGCGACGGCCGCCGAGAGACCGATTGCGAGGGGTTCGCTCGGGATGATGGCCGAGAAGACGTACCACGAGAGCAACCCGCTCGTAAAGACGATAATCCCGCGAATGAGTTGGTCGAGGTCGTATTTGAACGCCGCGAGCATGAACGCCGTCATACCGATAATCGCGCCGATGTAGACGAGGCTATTCGTCGGGTTTGACGGGTCGTCGAACGTCTGGTATCCGAGTTCGGAAAAGGTCGGAGCGAGGGCGAGCGCACCCACCTGTACGACGAGGAAGATGAGGGCGGCGAGGGCGACCCCTCGATAGGCGCGGCGTGACATGAAGGGGCGTTTCCACCCGAAGGCTTTGGGGATTGCGCTCTGGATTCGTCAGCGGGCGTAAAGTTTGCTGCCGACGAGTCGCGCTGGATTGCCGTCGTCAGCCGTGATAGCGACGTACGGACGGTCGACCGGGCCGAACACGTCGACGATACGGCCAACTGTCGAGAGCGATTCATCGACAACCATCGTGCCGATGTCCGGTTGGTCGTCGTCGCCGAGGCGAACGATAGCGAGTCCTTGTGCCGTTCGGGAGACGGTGCCGATTCGTCGCATCAGTCGCGGAGGATGTCGACGTAGGCGGCGGCGGCCTGTACGATGTCGTTTTTGGTGGCGTCGTCGGCGTTGTTCACGAGGACGCGACCGCGCGGCTCGAACTCACGGGAGTACTGTTTGTCTCGTTCGATGACCGCGTCGTAGCCGACCTGCTGGACGGCCTTCGCAACTTCGTCTACGGTCGGGTCTTCGACTGCTGCCGACTTGGAGACCCGCCGACCCTCGCTACGCGAAAGCGAGGCGTCGAGGTAGGCGGGGTAGATGACGTTCTCGACCATACCCGTGTCTCCGCCATCCGACGGTAATACGGTTGTGGTCTCTTCGGGGCGGGGAGCAGACGCCTGACGATTCCGTAGTCGGATGTTTATTATACAATGCGTGGTCGGAAACAAGTGACATGAGCGGATTCGGGTACGTTGGATTGGTTATACTGTCGGTCGTGTTCGTGTTTTCGTTCCGGTGGCTCGACCCGGGAGCTTCCGCGCAAGTGTCTCAGCAGTTCGGAATCCCCAGTCACGTGGGCTGGACGTTCGCTATCGCGGCGTTCCTGTGGGCGTACCTCCCCGTTCTCGCGGGAGCAGACATGGGCAACGAACTGTGGTTTTTCGGGTCCGTGGTCGCCGGGGTTGGGTTCTTTGCCGTGGCTGTCTCCGTGAGTTCGATAGACGCGTATCGCCTGTTGCGGCGTGTGTCCTTCGCCGAACCCGAAGCCATCACCCCGAGCGATACACACTCGCTCGTCGGCACTTCGGGTCTACCGATACCACTCTCGGGCGACCGGGAAGACGAGCCCAAAACACCGTTTTCCGGTCGCCCGTCTGTCTACACCGATTGGACCGTCCGAAGAGGAGATTTCAACAGTTCGAGGAGAGAGTGGAAGCATTTCGGCGAAGGGACTGAGCAAGCCGAATTCTCGCTCGGAGACGGCACAGTCGAGGTCACTGCAGAGGACCCCCGCACGTTCAACAAAAAAGAACACACGTTCACTATCGACCTCTCGAAGCACGTCCCGGAGCCCGCGGCCACGTTCCTCAGGGAGCATCCGGACCTCCCGGCTCCCGAGTCGTCGGACGACAACCTCCAATTCGCCGAGCGATATATCCCTGCCGACAGCTCTGTCACCGTCATCGGAAACGCGACTCAAGCCGCCGACCCCGGCGTCGTCTGTATCGAAGGAGCGTCTGAATCGGTCTTAATTCGAGGCGACGCCGAACTCGCGCGTTGCACGATGCGCAAGCGCGTCTATTGGCTCGGCGTCGTTGGCATCGTGATGATTCTCGGCGGGCAACTCTTGGCATTCTGGCTGTCCGCTGTGAGTCTCACTGACGTGCTCTCGACGTTGTGACCACTGGCACGCTACGTACTCGCGGGGAACGTGCGAAAATAAAAACTGTCGAGATGCGCTGTTCCTTACCGGTACCGAGCGAGAAGTGCTACGGCGGCAAGCGCGATAACGCTCACAACCGAACCGAATCCGGGTGCGTCACTCTCGGTGGTCTGTTCGGGTGTCGCGGTCGTTTCGGGTTCTTCTTCGGTAGTGTTCTCGGTCGCGTTCTCCTGAGTCGTCGTTTCAGTTGCCGAGTCAGTCGATTCCGTCACCGACTCGTTCTGGAGTTCCTGATACTGCTCGTAGGCGTCGGGGTGGACCGCCTTCATGATTTCCTCACTCGCTTCGACCGCGCGCGGCGCAGGCTGTTGGAGTTTGTTGGCGTCGACGACGATGACGTTGCCTTCCTGTATGGCCGTCGTGCTGTTGTAGGCAGGACTGCTCGGAACCGGCGCGTGTGAGGGGACGACGATGTACTCGGGATTCATGTCGACGACGGTCTCCTCGTTAATCTGGCCGAAGCCGGTGATGTTCGCCTCCGCCGCACCGTTTCGAAGCCCGGCGGTCGTCATAATCTCGGAGATGAACGTGTTCTTGCCCGAGGTGTAACCGAAGAACGCGTTGAGGCCGACGGGACGCTCGACACCGTCAAGTGCCTGTTCCATGTGCTGGATGGACGTGCGCATCTCCTCTGCGCGTTCGAGGCCGGAGTCGCAGTTACCGGTCATGCGACCGATACGTTCGGTTTTGTTCGCAACGCCGTCGAGCGACTTGCCGGACTCGAAGACGACGACAGTGAGATTGGCCGA
It includes:
- a CDS encoding presenilin family intramembrane aspartyl protease PSH, with the translated sequence MSRRAYRGVALAALIFLVVQVGALALAPTFSELGYQTFDDPSNPTNSLVYIGAIIGMTAFMLAAFKYDLDQLIRGIIVFTSGLLSWYVFSAIIPSEPLAIGLSAAVAIALFVYPEWYVIDISGALMGAGAAGLFGISFGLLPSLVLLSVLAVYDAISVYKTKHMLDLAEGVMDLRIPVVLVIPTTFSYSLLDDDFARDANDVGENAADADAGNDAEDADAGDTDEERDPADRDAFFIGLGDAVMPTVMVASAAVFSEAPALGISALPVLNLPALLAMVGTFIGFAGLMWAVMKGRAHAGLPLLNGGAIGGYLIGAVIAGVPLVEALGLAQYL
- a CDS encoding H/ACA ribonucleoprotein complex subunit GAR1 produces the protein MRRIGTVSRTAQGLAIVRLGDDDQPDIGTMVVDESLSTVGRIVDVFGPVDRPYVAITADDGNPARLVGSKLYAR
- the srp19 gene encoding signal recognition particle subunit SRP19, translating into MVENVIYPAYLDASLSRSEGRRVSKSAAVEDPTVDEVAKAVQQVGYDAVIERDKQYSREFEPRGRVLVNNADDATKNDIVQAAAAYVDILRD
- a CDS encoding PGF-CTERM-anchored ABC transporter substrate-binding protein; protein product: MNYRYVAALLALVTVFAGVPAPVAATDQTAQCTFPMTVTDATGTEVNITENPERVVTTNPSAAQTMWEIGAKDEVVGVSQYATYLDGASEKTNVSASSGLNVEVVIDLDPDLVLVPNSSYNAEPDRIEQLRSANLTVVVFESGKSLDGVANKTERIGRMTGNCDSGLERAEEMRTSIQHMEQALDGVERPVGLNAFFGYTSGKNTFISEIMTTAGLRNGAAEANITGFGQINEETVVDMNPEYIVVPSHAPVPSSPAYNSTTAIQEGNVIVVDANKLQQPAPRAVEASEEIMKAVHPDAYEQYQELQNESVTESTDSATETTTQENATENTTEEEPETTATPEQTTESDAPGFGSVVSVIALAAVALLARYR